The region CGTCCATCCACTGCACGTAGGTCTTGTCCTGCGGCAACGTCTCGGTCATCTCCACCACCGGGGTCTGGTTCTGCTCGGCGGCAGCGCGCACGTTGCGGGTGACCGGCGACTCGGTCTGCGGGTTGTAGATGACCGCCGCGGCCTGCTTGGCGTTCACGACGTTCTGGATCTCGGCGACCGCGGCCGCCGACGGGTCGCTCTCCGCCTCGACGGCGTTGACGAACCCGGGCGGGGTGATGTCCTGCAGCTGCGCCGCCTCCACCAGGTAATGCGCGACCGGCTCGGTGACGATCACCCGCTTGCCGTGGTTCGCCGCGGCGATCTCGCCGACCCGGCCCTCCAACGCGTCGACCTGCTGCTCGAAGCGGTCGGCGGCCTGGTGGAACTGCTCGGTCTTGGCCGGCTGCAGCTTGCCCAGTTCGGTGGCGACCTGATCGGCCACCTCGTGCACCACGTGCATGTCGTACCAGACGTGTTCGTTCACCGAGTGGTCGTGGCCCCCGTGGTCGTGCTCGTCGGCTGCGCCATGCTCACCCGCGGGCTGGGCGTGCTCGTCCTTGAACGCCTCCACGGTGGGCTTGCCCTGCCCGCCGTTGCCCAGGATCTGCTCCATGAACTCGTCGTACCCGCCGCCATTGAGCACCACCAACTGTGCCTCGGTAACCTTCGCGGCATCCTGCGGGCTGCTCTCGTAGGAGTGCGGGTCGGCGCTGGGGTCCTTAATGATCGACTCCACCTCGACGCCGTCGCCGCCGACGGCCTGCACGACGCTGGCCCACACGTTCGTGGAGGCGATGACCTTGATCTTGTCACCGCCGCCCGGAGCCGCCTGGTCACCGGTGCCGCAGGCCGTCAGGGCGAGGGCGGTGGCGGTGAGGCCGGCTAAGGCAGTGGCAGCAGAGCGGCTGCGGACGGTCATCGATGCACTCCTCGGTGGTCGGCCTGTGACGCAGTGGGATGACGGCTTACTGCGAACGGTAACGGAAACCGTTGTCATTTACAGTCTAAGCACGCTAACGCACAACACTCCACCAACCGAGTTAATTCTGTTGCGCACACAACAACGCCCCCGCCGGGACCAGCGGGGGCGTCGTCGGGTGGTCGTGAGCCGAAGACGAGATCAACCCGCCTTCCCACCCACGACTACACGGCCAGGCGAACTCCGGTCTCGGGGTGGAAGAGGTGGATCTCGCTGTGGTCGCGCAGTGCCACGGTCACCTTCTGGCCGAGCGCCGGCGGGGTGCGACCGTCGGTGCGGACGACGAAACGCTCCGGCGAGCCGTTGACGTCGATGACGCCGTGAATGAGCGCGTCGGCGCCAAGCTCCTCGACCAGCTCGACGGTCATGGCCAGTCCGCTGCCGTCGCCGGAGGTCAGCGACAGCGCCTCCGGACGGACACCGAAGGTGACCTCCTTGAGGCCCCCGGCGGCGGCGATGGCTTCCCGCGGCAGCGCAATGGTGGTCCCGTCCAGCACCGCGCCTTCGCTGGTCAGCGGCACCGTCTTGAGGTTCATCGCCGGCGACCCGATGAAGCCGGCGACGAACGCGTTCGCCGGGTTCTCATACAGCTCGCGCGGGGTGGCGACCTGCTGCAGCAGCCCGTCCTTGAGCACCGCGACGCGGTGGCCCATGGTCATCGCCTCGACCTGGTCGTGGGTGACGTAGATGGTGGTCGTGCCCAGCCGCTTCTGCAGCGCGGCGATGTTGGCGCGGGTCTCCACCCGCAGCTTGGCATCGAGGTTGGACAGCGGCTCGTCCATCAGGAACACGCTGGGCTCGCGGACGATCGCACGCCCCATCGCCACCCGCTGCCGCTGCCCACCGGAGAGCGCCTTGGGCTTGCGGTCCAAGTACTTCTCAAGGTCGAGCATCTTGGCCGCCTCGGTGACCTTCTCGTTGATGACGCCCTTGGGCGTCTTGCGCAGCTTGAGCGCGAAGCCCATGTTCTCGGCCACCGTCATGTGCGGGTAGAGGGCGTAAGACTGGAACACCATGGCGATGTCCCGCGCCTTCGGCGGGGCGTGGGTGACATCGTCGCCACCGATGGTGATGCCGCCCTCGTCGACATCCTCAAGACCGGCGAGCATCCGCAACGCCGTCGACTTGCCGGAGCCGGACGGACCTACCAGCACCAGGAACTCGCCGTCGGCGATGTCCAAGGCTAGTTGGTCGACGGCGCGAACCGGCGGGTTCCCCTGGTAAACGCGCGATGCGTTGACGTACGCAACCTCGGCCATCTGTGACACCTTTCACGGAATCGGTCCCGAAGAACGTAACCGTAAAATCGCTTGAGGTCAGCCCCTTGGGCGAATCAACTCGGAGCGTGAGCCCGCTGCGCCGCTCCGTGTTCGAGATCAAATGCCAGTGGGATATGCATCATGCTCGCTTCACCGAGGGGTACTGAACCGTTACGGTTCCTCCATGGCGCGGTCAACGAATGCCCGGCGGCCTGCGACGCTTGCCTCGCTAGCTGCAGAACTCGGCGTCTCCAGGACCACGGTTTCCAATGCGTACAACCGGCCGGACCAGCTCTCCCCGGAGCTGCGCAAGCGAGTCCTAGAGACGGCTCGTCGGCTCGGCTACCCGGGACCGGACCCGGTGGCGAGGTCATTGCGAACCCGGAAGGCGGGCGCAGTCGGACTGCTGCTCACCGAGAACCTCTCGTACGCCTTCCGTGATCCGGGCGCCGTAGGTTTCCTCGAAGGTCTCGCGCTGGCCTGCGAGGATGCCGGTCAAGGCCTGTTGTTGATCCCGGCGAGTCCCGAACGCGAGGACGTCGCCGCGGTGCACCGCGCCGGGGTGGACGGATTCGTCGTCTACTCGGTCCCCGAGGACGATCCGCACCTGGCCGCGGTGCTCGAACGCCCGGTGCCGGTGGTGGTCTGCGACCAGCCGCGGCTGGACAATCTGGACTGGGTCGGCCCCGACGATCGGAAGGCCACCAAGTCGGTCGCCGACCATCTGATCGGGCTCGGACACCGCCGCATCGGCGTGCTGTGCATGCGCCTGGCCCGGGGCCGCAACGACGGGCCCGCGTCGGTGCAGCGGCAGGCCAACGCCAGCTTCCACGTGCAAAAG is a window of Saccharopolyspora phatthalungensis DNA encoding:
- a CDS encoding metal ABC transporter solute-binding protein, Zn/Mn family, with translation MTVRSRSAATALAGLTATALALTACGTGDQAAPGGGDKIKVIASTNVWASVVQAVGGDGVEVESIIKDPSADPHSYESSPQDAAKVTEAQLVVLNGGGYDEFMEQILGNGGQGKPTVEAFKDEHAQPAGEHGAADEHDHGGHDHSVNEHVWYDMHVVHEVADQVATELGKLQPAKTEQFHQAADRFEQQVDALEGRVGEIAAANHGKRVIVTEPVAHYLVEAAQLQDITPPGFVNAVEAESDPSAAAVAEIQNVVNAKQAAAVIYNPQTESPVTRNVRAAAEQNQTPVVEMTETLPQDKTYVQWMDAQITALQNALNQNR
- a CDS encoding ABC transporter ATP-binding protein codes for the protein MAEVAYVNASRVYQGNPPVRAVDQLALDIADGEFLVLVGPSGSGKSTALRMLAGLEDVDEGGITIGGDDVTHAPPKARDIAMVFQSYALYPHMTVAENMGFALKLRKTPKGVINEKVTEAAKMLDLEKYLDRKPKALSGGQRQRVAMGRAIVREPSVFLMDEPLSNLDAKLRVETRANIAALQKRLGTTTIYVTHDQVEAMTMGHRVAVLKDGLLQQVATPRELYENPANAFVAGFIGSPAMNLKTVPLTSEGAVLDGTTIALPREAIAAAGGLKEVTFGVRPEALSLTSGDGSGLAMTVELVEELGADALIHGVIDVNGSPERFVVRTDGRTPPALGQKVTVALRDHSEIHLFHPETGVRLAV
- a CDS encoding LacI family DNA-binding transcriptional regulator, producing MARSTNARRPATLASLAAELGVSRTTVSNAYNRPDQLSPELRKRVLETARRLGYPGPDPVARSLRTRKAGAVGLLLTENLSYAFRDPGAVGFLEGLALACEDAGQGLLLIPASPEREDVAAVHRAGVDGFVVYSVPEDDPHLAAVLERPVPVVVCDQPRLDNLDWVGPDDRKATKSVADHLIGLGHRRIGVLCMRLARGRNDGPASVQRQANASFHVQKARLTALAEAFSEAGVDWSTVPVVERFDHTTASGASAAAQLLEIDPDITAIVCTSDILALGALSEARNRGLRVPEDLSITGFDGIPDAERAGLTTVRQPWLEKGRAAGRLLLETSEPSRSRHIQLETQLITGKTAASPRSAEERWFGP